One genomic region from Solwaraspora sp. WMMD792 encodes:
- a CDS encoding RAMP superfamily CRISPR-associated protein, which yields MTDTLRFTITFHTPFRVATGQAGNGADSTVDRVVPLPASSIKGLMRSAGCDLLRLPDNRIDQVYGAGHQPSPWSWSDATIIDPADWQRDRVRRRARVRIDPDTATVADGALAIAEEILVRAATFEITRTGWLPAPQRDQHRQVLVGCARAVTAVGGDRRRGLGWVSVTPAADTGGDDPAQLAQALLAMRTADGYAGAGEGR from the coding sequence GTGACCGACACGCTGCGTTTCACGATCACCTTCCACACCCCGTTCCGGGTGGCCACCGGCCAGGCCGGCAACGGCGCGGACAGCACCGTCGACCGGGTGGTGCCGCTGCCCGCCAGCAGCATCAAAGGGCTGATGCGCTCCGCCGGCTGCGACCTGCTCCGCCTGCCCGACAACCGCATCGACCAGGTGTACGGCGCCGGCCATCAGCCGTCGCCGTGGAGCTGGTCCGACGCGACCATCATCGACCCCGCCGACTGGCAGCGCGACCGGGTCCGGCGGCGCGCCCGCGTCCGGATCGACCCGGACACCGCCACCGTCGCCGACGGGGCGCTCGCCATCGCCGAGGAGATCCTGGTACGGGCCGCGACGTTCGAGATCACCCGGACCGGTTGGCTTCCCGCACCGCAACGGGACCAGCACCGGCAGGTGCTCGTCGGCTGCGCCCGCGCGGTCACCGCCGTCGGAGGTGACCGTCGACGCGGCCTCGGCTGGGTGTCGGTCACCCCGGCGGCCGACACCGGCGGCGACGACCCGGCGCAGCTCGCGCAGGCGCTGCTGGCGATGCGGACCGCCGACGGGTACGCCGGGGCCGGGGAGGGACGATGA
- a CDS encoding RAMP superfamily CRISPR-associated protein — protein MIEDDVCMLELTDTEIVECRVTFKNGQARLGHTDGKQPATLLTLAQVQLRDDDPLDALTNEGRFLYFRGVTDGLVGCWRIQDGLDSWRSRRAKRKADESERKRRAMSFINPYTFVPFPGRIERGKPTGHDVLRPGNLSGSFTVRWEFTTPFQTPSGSVNGEPVRLPGASVKGAVRSLHEAVAGGCLRVLDKDFLPVYRDTASPLDASWTIGIVTKVSGDGQPYQMRLCDEVIWVRYQQLHAAVSKSELQTGSRVALPEARTEWKLGRQQLLDSATVRADGDLDWHVLLTDAATRPKAYYAACGHLGPSAPAVEVSEKAWRTFQLAVAGAREYQQNLGARGQRPVEVRLRDGTLIGRRQRVTGRFKAGDLVWARLGDDGEVGELRLSALWRHVGTGDLGKRTPKHLHPCSAWQTLCPSCRLFGSVDPDPHDESGQAVQQAYAGHVRFGDAVSGPVKLTAFDRAPLGAPRPGSGQFYLSHDDCSPAEQEAEFPTREWGAGPDHPEPRPVAGRKFYWNADPTRQPAGWQRHQRRPHQTGEMVKEGLLLAEPGTVLEQRITFDNLTEASLGGLLATLEPHRVAELTTDKGTPTLRLGGGKPLGLGSCRATVSDLQVWTAESRYNGGVHPDPDPDRYIARFIDDTPAEVQATWPAIAAVLAEETVNANLVWYPPGSYWRERPNQPEGNPAAKSFDEPYAFFAGTSGQFMKNAPARPLVPLPSPTAPDQLVKIIRDDDIKVDARSGHDNQRKGGRKSS, from the coding sequence ATGATCGAAGACGATGTCTGCATGTTGGAGCTGACCGACACCGAGATCGTCGAATGTCGGGTCACCTTCAAGAACGGGCAGGCCCGCTTGGGGCACACCGACGGGAAGCAGCCGGCTACTCTGCTCACACTCGCGCAGGTCCAGCTTCGAGACGACGACCCGCTCGACGCCCTCACAAACGAAGGCCGGTTCCTGTATTTCCGCGGCGTCACTGACGGTCTCGTCGGCTGCTGGAGGATTCAGGACGGGCTCGACAGTTGGCGCAGCAGGCGGGCCAAGCGCAAGGCTGACGAGTCCGAGCGTAAGCGGCGCGCGATGTCGTTCATAAACCCGTACACGTTCGTGCCGTTCCCGGGACGTATCGAGCGCGGCAAGCCGACCGGGCACGATGTGTTGCGGCCCGGCAACTTGTCCGGGTCATTCACCGTACGGTGGGAGTTCACTACCCCGTTTCAGACACCGAGCGGTTCGGTGAACGGCGAGCCGGTCCGGCTGCCGGGTGCTTCGGTCAAGGGAGCTGTCAGGTCGCTGCATGAGGCGGTGGCAGGTGGCTGCCTACGGGTACTCGACAAGGACTTTCTGCCGGTCTACCGGGACACCGCGTCACCGCTGGACGCCAGTTGGACGATCGGCATCGTCACCAAGGTCTCCGGCGATGGTCAGCCGTATCAGATGAGGCTTTGCGACGAGGTCATCTGGGTACGCTACCAGCAACTTCATGCGGCGGTTAGCAAGTCAGAGTTGCAGACCGGCAGCCGGGTGGCGCTACCCGAGGCTCGTACCGAGTGGAAGTTGGGCCGCCAGCAACTACTCGACAGCGCCACGGTACGCGCCGACGGCGACCTCGACTGGCATGTGCTGCTGACCGACGCCGCCACCCGGCCGAAGGCCTACTACGCTGCCTGCGGCCATCTTGGACCGTCAGCTCCGGCAGTCGAGGTGTCCGAGAAGGCATGGCGCACGTTTCAGCTGGCCGTCGCCGGGGCGCGTGAGTATCAGCAAAACCTGGGCGCTCGTGGCCAACGGCCCGTCGAGGTCAGGCTCCGGGACGGCACCCTGATCGGTCGTCGGCAGCGGGTCACCGGTCGTTTCAAGGCCGGCGATCTGGTCTGGGCCCGCCTTGGCGACGATGGCGAGGTCGGCGAACTACGGTTGTCCGCGCTATGGCGACACGTCGGCACCGGTGACCTCGGCAAGCGCACCCCGAAACACCTGCACCCCTGCAGCGCTTGGCAGACCTTGTGCCCATCGTGCCGGTTGTTCGGCTCCGTCGACCCCGATCCACACGATGAGTCGGGCCAGGCAGTCCAGCAGGCGTACGCAGGACATGTCCGATTCGGCGACGCTGTCTCAGGACCGGTCAAACTGACCGCGTTCGACCGGGCACCGCTCGGAGCTCCGCGGCCCGGTTCCGGACAGTTCTACCTGAGCCACGACGACTGTTCACCGGCGGAGCAGGAAGCCGAGTTCCCGACTCGGGAGTGGGGCGCCGGGCCGGACCACCCGGAACCACGGCCAGTGGCGGGACGCAAGTTCTACTGGAACGCGGACCCGACTCGACAGCCCGCCGGTTGGCAACGCCACCAAAGACGACCACATCAGACCGGTGAGATGGTCAAGGAGGGCCTTCTGCTTGCCGAGCCGGGTACGGTCCTGGAACAGCGCATCACCTTCGACAACCTGACCGAGGCATCACTCGGCGGTCTACTCGCCACCCTCGAACCGCACCGGGTCGCCGAGCTCACCACGGACAAGGGCACTCCCACTCTGCGCCTGGGCGGCGGCAAACCCCTCGGACTCGGCAGTTGTCGGGCGACGGTCAGCGACCTTCAGGTCTGGACGGCCGAGAGCAGATACAACGGCGGCGTCCACCCGGACCCAGACCCGGACCGCTACATCGCTCGGTTCATCGACGACACCCCGGCCGAGGTCCAAGCGACATGGCCGGCCATCGCGGCGGTCCTCGCCGAAGAAACCGTCAACGCGAACCTAGTCTGGTATCCACCCGGCAGCTACTGGCGAGAACGTCCAAACCAGCCCGAGGGCAACCCCGCCGCCAAGAGCTTCGACGAACCGTACGCGTTCTTCGCTGGTACCTCCGGCCAGTTCATGAAGAACGCCCCCGCACGGCCCCTCGTCCCCCTTCCCTCCCCGACGGCCCCGGATCAACTTGTCAAGATCATCCGAGACGACGACATCAAGGTGGACGCGCGCTCAGGTCACGACAACCAGCGAAAAGGCGGGAGGAAGTCGTCGTGA
- the cas6 gene encoding CRISPR system precrRNA processing endoribonuclease RAMP protein Cas6: protein MPSRWQFVVPGIDPAGVRLEHVHAVVSRWFDVDEAAHRSHAKAYSVSPPVAHPAGTLVEVGLLDDALVDKLRAGAATGAVIRFGGQVGALVTGARQVAGVSWLELARPSGDAAWSLRFVTPATFRRGNGFTPWPDPWSVVAGLRAVWRANAPAGLPELVLPLPGIGGPGTDGPGERPDRDALWVSDIDGTSDVVKVNGRTVSGFLGRIRYVCDGPTALVGAVDRLMRLAPYSGVGAQRGRGFGLVRLEPTWR, encoded by the coding sequence ATGCCGAGCAGGTGGCAGTTCGTGGTGCCGGGGATCGACCCGGCCGGGGTGCGGCTCGAACACGTCCACGCGGTGGTGTCCCGCTGGTTCGATGTGGACGAGGCGGCGCACCGGTCGCACGCAAAGGCGTACAGCGTCAGCCCGCCGGTAGCGCACCCGGCCGGCACCCTGGTCGAGGTCGGCCTGCTCGACGACGCCCTGGTCGACAAGCTGCGGGCCGGGGCGGCGACGGGGGCGGTGATCCGGTTCGGTGGTCAGGTCGGCGCGTTGGTCACCGGCGCACGGCAGGTGGCCGGGGTGTCGTGGCTGGAGCTGGCCCGGCCGTCCGGCGACGCGGCGTGGTCGCTGCGGTTCGTGACCCCGGCGACGTTCCGGCGCGGCAACGGCTTCACGCCGTGGCCGGACCCGTGGTCGGTGGTGGCCGGGCTGCGGGCGGTGTGGCGGGCGAACGCCCCGGCCGGGCTGCCGGAGCTGGTGTTGCCGCTGCCGGGCATCGGCGGGCCGGGCACTGATGGGCCGGGGGAGCGGCCGGACCGGGACGCGCTGTGGGTGAGCGACATCGACGGCACCAGCGACGTGGTCAAGGTCAACGGGCGTACGGTGTCGGGCTTTCTGGGGCGCATCCGCTACGTCTGCGACGGGCCGACCGCCCTGGTCGGCGCGGTGGACCGGCTGATGCGGCTGGCGCCGTACAGCGGGGTCGGCGCGCAGCGTGGCCGGGGCTTCGGCCTGGTCCGCCTGGAGCCGACCTGGCGTTAG
- the uppS gene encoding polyprenyl diphosphate synthase: protein MMRPLLDAGHRLYARRLRAQLTAAELPRHLAMVMDGNRRWARQMGFDDPKVGHRHGAEHLDEVLSWCAEIGIRHVTVFVASVDNVRKRASDEVDNLMGMIETVVADRLTRDGNIWRLHLAGQLEVLPDSTRHALKLAEEATRQRETGHYLTVAISYDGREEIVNAVRSLLDDQARRGATLDDVAQQLTADQIAAHLYTSGQPDPDLVIRTSGERRVSGFLLWQAAHSELHFCDVYWPGFRKIDLLRALRSYAARKRKP, encoded by the coding sequence ATGATGCGACCTCTGCTCGACGCCGGACACCGGCTGTACGCCCGCCGGCTGCGCGCCCAGCTCACCGCCGCCGAGCTGCCCCGCCACCTGGCCATGGTGATGGACGGCAACCGGCGGTGGGCCCGGCAGATGGGCTTCGACGACCCCAAGGTCGGCCACCGGCACGGCGCCGAACACCTCGACGAGGTGCTGAGCTGGTGCGCCGAGATCGGTATCCGGCACGTCACGGTGTTCGTCGCCTCCGTCGACAACGTCCGCAAACGCGCATCGGACGAGGTCGACAACCTGATGGGCATGATCGAGACCGTCGTCGCGGATCGGCTGACCCGCGACGGCAACATCTGGCGGCTGCACCTGGCCGGTCAGCTTGAGGTGCTGCCCGACTCGACCCGGCACGCGCTGAAGCTCGCCGAGGAGGCGACCCGGCAGCGGGAGACCGGCCACTACTTGACCGTGGCCATCAGCTACGACGGCCGGGAGGAAATCGTCAACGCCGTACGGTCGCTGTTGGACGACCAGGCGCGGCGCGGGGCGACGCTCGACGACGTCGCGCAACAACTGACCGCCGACCAGATCGCCGCCCACCTGTACACCAGTGGGCAACCGGACCCGGATCTGGTCATCCGCACCAGCGGGGAACGCCGGGTGTCCGGCTTCCTGCTGTGGCAGGCCGCCCACTCCGAGCTGCACTTCTGCGACGTCTACTGGCCCGGCTTCCGCAAGATCGACCTGCTCCGGGCGCTGCGCTCGTACGCCGCCCGCAAGCGGAAACCCTGA
- the cas1 gene encoding CRISPR-associated endonuclease Cas1: MIYVGVPGATVRVAAGRLVVDSPDGVTLLSVPAGHVRGLALCGRVGLSAGARNWALRGDIDVVFASWRGQYPGHLAGSGTRRVERLRALLGASDDPWRAVTFGRAVVTAKLSKQAVLLHRSRRQERHDQVDAAILGIIRSIDTVAGATSRDEIMGAEGAAARAYFAALGALLPAPLRFATRSRRPPLDVINSALSFGYTLLLGEAVTALTAAGLDPAIGLLHTPADRRPSLALDLIEEFRPYVVDQVVLHLARTGRLGLEHGSEETDRAGVLLNREGRAVLIDAYEQRMATVTRSALPGFTGSIRRHLHRQAQRLAAWVERDVPWDGLEWR; this comes from the coding sequence GTGATCTACGTCGGGGTGCCGGGCGCGACGGTACGGGTGGCGGCCGGCCGGCTGGTCGTGGACTCACCCGACGGTGTCACCCTGCTGAGCGTGCCGGCCGGTCACGTCCGTGGCCTGGCACTGTGCGGGCGGGTGGGGCTGTCGGCTGGTGCCCGCAACTGGGCGCTACGCGGCGACATCGACGTGGTCTTCGCCTCCTGGCGCGGGCAGTATCCGGGCCACCTGGCCGGGTCGGGCACCCGGCGGGTGGAGCGGCTGCGGGCGCTGCTGGGCGCCTCGGACGACCCGTGGCGGGCGGTGACGTTCGGCCGGGCGGTGGTGACGGCGAAGCTGTCGAAGCAGGCGGTGCTGCTGCACCGCAGCCGCCGGCAGGAACGGCACGACCAGGTCGACGCCGCGATCCTCGGGATCATCCGGTCGATCGACACCGTGGCGGGCGCGACCAGCCGGGACGAGATCATGGGGGCCGAGGGCGCGGCCGCCCGTGCCTACTTCGCGGCGCTGGGCGCGTTACTGCCGGCACCGCTGCGGTTCGCCACCCGGTCGCGTCGACCGCCGCTGGACGTCATCAACTCGGCTTTGTCGTTCGGCTACACGCTGCTGCTCGGCGAGGCGGTGACCGCGCTGACGGCGGCCGGCCTTGACCCGGCGATCGGGCTGCTACACACCCCGGCGGACCGTCGGCCGAGCCTGGCGTTGGACCTGATCGAGGAGTTCCGGCCATACGTGGTGGACCAGGTGGTGCTGCACTTGGCCCGCACCGGCCGGCTGGGTCTGGAGCACGGCAGCGAGGAGACCGACCGGGCCGGAGTGCTGCTCAACCGGGAGGGGCGTGCGGTGCTGATCGACGCGTACGAGCAGCGGATGGCGACGGTGACCCGCAGCGCCCTGCCCGGCTTCACCGGGTCGATCCGTCGTCACCTGCACCGGCAGGCGCAGCGGCTGGCCGCGTGGGTGGAGCGGGATGTGCCGTGGGACGGGTTGGAGTGGCGTTGA
- the cas2 gene encoding CRISPR-associated endonuclease Cas2, protein MGRVGVALTTVLVCYDISRDSRRLRVAAALHQWGERIQRSVFLCQLDRARLPRLAARLEAMIDVETDTIHIVPICAGCQDQLVVIGQHRIDPEPPYWVVL, encoded by the coding sequence GTGGGACGGGTTGGAGTGGCGTTGACGACGGTGCTGGTGTGCTACGACATTTCCCGGGACAGTCGCCGGCTGCGGGTGGCGGCGGCGCTGCACCAGTGGGGCGAACGGATTCAGCGCAGCGTCTTCCTCTGCCAGCTCGACCGGGCAAGGTTGCCTCGACTTGCCGCCCGGTTGGAGGCGATGATCGACGTGGAGACGGATACGATTCACATCGTGCCGATCTGCGCTGGCTGTCAGGATCAGCTGGTGGTGATCGGCCAGCACCGGATCGACCCAGAGCCACCCTACTGGGTGGTGCTGTGA
- a CDS encoding DUF6518 family protein: MYPDNRRVAFVAVVGGFLLGFVDFVWIKFMPWWPLADLGNSSAVWAVAAFFFGYWVRTGWLRAAAGAAAGLVIAVPAYYVAAALIQGDDWSLLWAPTSLLWMAFGVLAGAVFGAGGVWARGSGWRQTIGTALPGAVCFTEAALEAARIGDPSYGSEQIPHVVVRAVLGVLVIVLAGRTTRNRILSLATALPLALLGLGAFLAAGFG, encoded by the coding sequence ATGTACCCGGACAATCGGCGCGTCGCGTTCGTCGCTGTGGTCGGCGGCTTCCTGCTGGGCTTCGTCGACTTCGTATGGATCAAGTTCATGCCTTGGTGGCCCCTTGCCGACCTGGGCAACTCGTCTGCGGTGTGGGCGGTCGCCGCGTTCTTCTTCGGCTACTGGGTCCGTACCGGGTGGCTGCGGGCTGCTGCCGGTGCGGCCGCCGGACTGGTGATCGCCGTACCCGCTTACTACGTCGCGGCGGCGCTGATCCAGGGCGACGACTGGTCGCTGCTGTGGGCGCCGACCTCTCTGCTCTGGATGGCCTTCGGGGTCCTCGCCGGAGCGGTCTTCGGCGCCGGCGGCGTCTGGGCACGCGGCTCAGGCTGGCGACAGACCATCGGTACGGCCCTGCCGGGAGCAGTGTGCTTCACCGAGGCGGCGTTGGAGGCGGCCCGGATCGGCGATCCCAGCTACGGCAGCGAGCAGATCCCGCATGTCGTGGTCCGGGCGGTGCTCGGCGTACTGGTGATCGTTCTTGCCGGTCGGACCACCCGCAACCGGATCCTCAGCCTCGCCACGGCGCTGCCGTTGGCGCTGCTCGGCCTCGGAGCGTTCCTGGCGGCGGGCTTCGGCTGA
- a CDS encoding Uma2 family endonuclease → MNTLDPDRAWDETSYLALGRTPDRTELVDGCLRISPAPSKRHRQLSFLLMSALYPAARSAGLNAYEAINVRLRTDRIVIPDLVVADTDNEGSVTDAAEVVLICEITSPSNAATDRLLKMQLYAAARFSWYLLVEHELPNPSAVTLRLFRLDNEHYVEHVTAAKGYVLTTDQPFWFTLDTAALLDE, encoded by the coding sequence GTGAACACGCTTGACCCCGACCGCGCCTGGGACGAAACGAGCTACCTCGCACTGGGCAGGACACCCGATCGGACGGAGCTGGTTGACGGCTGCTTGCGGATCAGCCCCGCACCGAGCAAGCGTCATCGGCAGCTCTCGTTCCTGCTGATGTCCGCGCTGTATCCGGCGGCCCGGTCTGCCGGCCTCAATGCGTACGAGGCGATCAATGTCAGATTACGTACCGATCGGATCGTGATCCCAGACCTCGTCGTCGCAGACACTGACAACGAGGGATCCGTTACCGACGCGGCTGAGGTTGTGCTGATCTGCGAGATCACGTCTCCGAGCAACGCCGCCACCGATCGACTGCTCAAGATGCAGTTGTACGCCGCCGCCCGATTCTCGTGGTATCTGCTGGTTGAGCACGAGTTGCCGAATCCGTCGGCGGTGACACTCCGGCTCTTCCGGCTCGACAACGAGCACTACGTCGAGCACGTGACCGCGGCCAAGGGCTACGTCCTGACCACCGATCAACCGTTCTGGTTCACGCTCGACACGGCCGCACTGCTCGACGAGTAA
- a CDS encoding DUF397 domain-containing protein, whose translation MKPDTPWFTSSRSAGNGGACVETRRHAGQAEVRDSKDRTGPTLTFTTRQWGTFTTALQTGTLPH comes from the coding sequence ATGAAGCCTGACACCCCCTGGTTCACCTCCAGCCGCAGCGCCGGCAACGGTGGAGCTTGCGTCGAGACCCGACGGCACGCCGGCCAGGCCGAGGTACGCGACAGCAAGGACCGCACCGGCCCCACCCTCACCTTCACCACCCGCCAGTGGGGCACCTTCACCACCGCCCTACAGACCGGCACCCTCCCCCACTGA
- a CDS encoding DUF5753 domain-containing protein — MPVTGPTVVRRQLGRRLRRLREESSRTEQEVERAKVCSRTTLWRIENGKFPVKMNTVRGLCWFYGADPETTDALTRLAAASDGHGWWESHGDAVPDWFRLYVGLEAAATEIGVYDPEVIHGLLQTPDYMRAVFRATYPDAPQEKIERLVSLRLDRQISYYDREQPARIVAILGAGALVREVGGPAVMAEQRAHLAGLGRRVRVEIRVLPWSVGAHPAFSGPFILLDFADPDDPDVAYVESHMGARYLERPEELAEYRRIFRLIRQQSVPIEEHLR, encoded by the coding sequence ATGCCGGTCACCGGACCGACTGTGGTGCGCCGTCAGCTGGGGCGACGGCTGCGCCGACTGCGGGAGGAGTCGTCCCGCACCGAGCAGGAGGTGGAGCGGGCGAAGGTCTGTTCCCGTACGACGTTGTGGCGCATCGAGAACGGCAAGTTCCCGGTCAAGATGAACACGGTTCGCGGTCTCTGCTGGTTCTACGGTGCCGACCCGGAGACGACGGACGCGCTGACCCGGCTCGCCGCCGCCAGTGATGGTCACGGGTGGTGGGAGTCGCACGGCGACGCCGTACCAGATTGGTTCCGCCTGTACGTCGGCCTCGAAGCCGCCGCCACCGAGATCGGGGTCTATGACCCCGAGGTGATCCACGGCCTGTTGCAGACGCCGGACTACATGCGCGCGGTGTTCCGCGCCACCTATCCGGACGCGCCGCAGGAGAAGATCGAGCGGCTGGTGTCGCTGCGGCTGGACCGGCAGATCTCCTACTACGACCGCGAGCAGCCAGCCCGGATCGTCGCGATCCTCGGGGCTGGTGCGCTGGTCCGCGAGGTCGGCGGACCGGCGGTGATGGCCGAGCAGCGCGCCCACCTGGCCGGGCTGGGTCGACGGGTACGGGTGGAGATCCGCGTCCTACCCTGGTCTGTCGGTGCCCACCCTGCCTTCTCCGGCCCGTTCATCTTGCTCGACTTCGCTGACCCGGACGACCCAGACGTCGCCTACGTCGAGTCGCATATGGGCGCTCGTTACCTGGAGCGGCCGGAGGAGTTGGCGGAGTACCGTCGAATTTTCCGGCTGATCCGCCAACAGTCGGTCCCGATCGAGGAGCATCTGCGATGA
- a CDS encoding RICIN domain-containing protein — MKSAVSIAGRSLLAVAVFASVVLIATVANQMPASAATQATYYVAPDGNDANPGTITSPFRTLQRARDVVRTINGNMTGDIYVYLRGGSYPVSSTIEFGPSDSGTNGYRIIYAAYSNETPVLEGGVQVTGWTQHSGDIWKAPLDRANKLRALYANDKRAYMATKTINSAGCHGTYNITAGQADWAWESGSQCEGARYSLSDFPAIARNQDDIEIETATTWTTAIVGVRQVTTTADGRNRVALFQQPGAAIAQGAYNGNAQVGGSHKVMNAYEFLDTPGEFYFDKASRTLYYYKASSENMATATVFAPNNVTTVLRIAGISTGNHARNITISGLTVQHSDWNLFNVAGSAFKQAQQGNLGALAYAKGNFHVYYYRNVDVTPGMIQIQNADGITLQRNRIQHAGADGINLVNDVQDTQLIGNYTNDIAGSAVTVGHPQHVYIGDHTAANREKYSPQVEGLPKNIEIKNNYIYDSAVLFNGHSPISAYFADTLTIAHNRIEKAPWSGITLGWGWWNFDGSSGSIAPNRPTVTARNNNISYNHIIDTVQRLSDTGPIYTLGSQPGTTVHDNYLQGVPAGHKYGLHPDEGSAYITFRDNVLSVDKNVAWLINSDDWGRKHDLSITQTYGPINKVSNKSLPNSTVHDILVSDDYVWPAAGYGIAVRSGLESSYQDIVPQSNLFSPDYALPASTFVSSESASIPVRSAGDATRTIWLAPSGTTAFAAGPTMTRADGTSTSIAVPTTPGDYRLYILDAQGNRSAESRSIVRQQSGGGQQNVQIVGGQSGRCVDVPNFTTTNGTQVQLWDCAGGTNQRWTYTSSKQLTVYGNKCLDAFGAGTTNGTVVAIWDCHGGLNQQWNINSNGTITSVQSGLCMDANGAATANGTRIILWSCNGGANQRWSFRN, encoded by the coding sequence GTGAAGTCAGCCGTTTCCATCGCTGGAAGATCGCTGCTGGCAGTCGCGGTCTTCGCCTCCGTCGTGTTGATTGCAACGGTCGCGAATCAAATGCCGGCTTCGGCTGCGACCCAGGCAACCTACTATGTTGCTCCCGATGGCAACGACGCCAACCCCGGAACGATCACGTCACCATTCAGAACCCTGCAACGCGCACGGGACGTGGTTCGTACGATAAACGGGAACATGACAGGTGACATCTACGTGTACCTCCGTGGTGGAAGCTATCCGGTGAGCAGTACGATCGAGTTCGGGCCGAGCGACTCCGGTACGAACGGCTACCGGATCATATACGCCGCGTATTCCAACGAAACGCCAGTCCTCGAAGGCGGTGTGCAGGTCACCGGATGGACCCAGCACAGCGGTGACATCTGGAAAGCTCCGCTCGACCGAGCCAACAAGCTGCGTGCGCTCTACGCCAACGACAAGCGGGCGTACATGGCTACGAAGACGATCAACTCGGCTGGATGCCACGGGACATACAACATCACCGCGGGACAGGCCGATTGGGCCTGGGAATCAGGCTCACAGTGCGAGGGTGCGAGATACAGCCTGTCTGACTTTCCCGCTATCGCCCGCAACCAGGACGATATCGAGATCGAAACGGCGACCACCTGGACCACCGCCATCGTGGGAGTCCGCCAGGTGACCACAACGGCCGATGGTCGGAATCGCGTTGCGTTGTTCCAGCAACCGGGCGCGGCTATCGCCCAAGGCGCGTACAACGGCAACGCTCAGGTCGGTGGAAGTCACAAGGTCATGAACGCCTACGAGTTCCTGGACACGCCCGGCGAATTCTACTTCGACAAGGCCAGCCGGACGTTGTACTACTACAAGGCCAGCTCGGAGAACATGGCGACTGCGACGGTCTTCGCGCCGAACAACGTGACTACCGTGCTGCGGATCGCGGGCATCTCGACGGGCAACCACGCCCGCAACATCACGATCTCCGGCCTCACGGTGCAGCACTCCGACTGGAACCTGTTCAATGTGGCAGGCTCCGCGTTCAAACAGGCCCAGCAGGGCAACCTGGGCGCCCTTGCATACGCGAAGGGAAACTTCCATGTGTACTACTATCGCAATGTCGACGTTACTCCCGGCATGATCCAGATCCAGAACGCTGATGGGATAACGCTGCAACGCAACAGGATCCAACATGCCGGTGCCGACGGGATCAACCTGGTCAACGATGTGCAGGACACGCAGTTGATCGGAAACTATACCAACGACATCGCCGGATCTGCTGTTACCGTCGGTCATCCTCAGCACGTCTACATCGGCGACCACACGGCGGCCAATCGCGAAAAGTACTCCCCTCAGGTTGAAGGACTACCCAAGAACATCGAGATCAAGAACAACTACATCTATGACAGTGCAGTGCTGTTCAACGGACACAGTCCCATCTCGGCGTACTTCGCCGACACTCTCACCATTGCGCACAACCGGATCGAAAAGGCCCCGTGGTCCGGGATAACGCTGGGATGGGGTTGGTGGAACTTCGACGGGTCATCGGGTTCGATCGCACCCAACAGGCCGACGGTGACAGCGAGAAACAACAACATCAGCTACAACCACATCATCGACACGGTGCAGCGTCTCAGCGACACGGGACCTATCTACACCCTGGGCAGTCAACCGGGTACCACGGTGCACGACAACTATCTCCAAGGCGTCCCGGCTGGCCACAAGTACGGACTTCACCCGGATGAAGGCTCGGCGTATATAACTTTCCGCGACAATGTCCTCAGCGTGGACAAGAATGTCGCGTGGCTTATCAACTCCGACGATTGGGGGCGCAAGCACGATCTGAGCATCACGCAAACATACGGCCCAATCAACAAGGTCTCCAACAAGAGTCTGCCGAACAGTACCGTCCACGATATTCTCGTGTCCGACGACTATGTCTGGCCGGCAGCAGGCTATGGTATCGCCGTGAGATCTGGACTTGAGAGTTCATATCAAGATATCGTCCCACAGAGCAATCTCTTCTCACCCGACTACGCATTGCCGGCCAGCACGTTCGTCAGCAGCGAGAGCGCATCGATCCCGGTACGAAGCGCCGGAGACGCGACCAGGACGATCTGGCTGGCACCCTCCGGTACCACCGCCTTCGCTGCCGGCCCGACGATGACCAGGGCCGACGGCACCTCAACGTCCATCGCTGTTCCGACGACACCGGGCGACTATCGGCTCTACATTCTCGACGCTCAAGGAAATCGATCAGCTGAGTCCAGGTCGATCGTCAGGCAGCAAAGCGGCGGCGGTCAGCAGAACGTCCAGATTGTGGGCGGCCAGTCAGGCCGCTGCGTGGATGTACCCAACTTCACGACCACCAACGGCACCCAGGTGCAGCTCTGGGACTGCGCCGGCGGCACGAACCAGCGGTGGACCTACACCTCCAGCAAGCAGTTGACCGTGTACGGCAACAAGTGCTTGGACGCGTTTGGTGCTGGCACGACCAACGGCACCGTGGTCGCCATCTGGGACTGCCACGGCGGCCTCAACCAGCAGTGGAACATCAACTCCAACGGTACGATCACCAGCGTTCAATCCGGACTGTGCATGGATGCGAATGGTGCTGCTACCGCCAACGGCACGAGGATCATCCTCTGGTCGTGCAACGGCGGCGCAAACCAGCGGTGGAGCTTCCGCAACTGA